A genomic region of Plasmodium cynomolgi strain B DNA, chromosome 5, whole genome shotgun sequence contains the following coding sequences:
- a CDS encoding inner membrane protein oxa1-2 (putative), which yields MSFTHKQIKLHNGILKKSSQNIFFCSNFFKRGKHGCAITYGHNRTCEKEAKGSNAQDGNIKMALEFKKKILNIRNTHGISLIPKSIILMAFFQTPLFLFYVFYKKMASYPEVFKEFTFESPLWLDSLSLPDPYYILPLLSSLLLLSNNELTALIDKALSNSKSSSLPGDESEFQKKMKQVSKLAMRLFYISSLFFFKSMPSGLLIYLITNTFFQLLTTQICKIKVIERFLDLPPLYSRGLSYQGNAGEKNQSDSRRKKGIHMDDFVKGKFK from the exons ATGAGCTTCACCCACAAACAAATTAAGCTGCACAATGGAATATTAAAGAAAAGCtctcaaaatatatttttttgtagcaaCTTTTTCAAAAGAGGGAAACATGGATGCGCGATAACTTATGGGCATAATCGCACATGCGAGAAAGAAGCAAAGGGT agTAATGCACAAGAtgggaatataaaaatggcacttgaatttaaaaaaaaaatcctcaacATTAGAAATACTCATGGGATATCTTTAATCCCCAAATCGATTATCCTGatggcattttttcaaacccctttatttttattttatgttttctataaaaaaatggcatcctATCCTGAAGTGTTTAAAGAATTTACTTTTGAGTCACCACTATGGTTAGACAGTCTTTCTTTACCTGACCCGTATTATATACTACCTCTACTGTCCTCCCTCTTGCTATTATCAAATAATGAATTAACAGCATTGATTGACAAGGCACTAAGCAATAGCAAATCCAGTTCCCTCCCTGGAGATGAGAgtgaatttcaaaaaaaaatgaaacaagtATCAAAGCTAGCCATGAGactattttatatatcatctttatttttttttaaatccatGCCATCGGGGTTACTCATTTATTTGATCACGAACACCTTTTTTCAATTACTTACGACTCAAATTTGTAAGATAAAAGTGATTGAAAGGTTTCTCGATCTGCCTCCCTTATACTCCAGGGGGCTGTCCTATCAAGGAAACGcaggagagaaaaatcaATCCGATTCGAGGCGCAAAAAGGGCATTCACATGGACGACTTTGTAAAGGGTAAGTTCAAGTGA
- a CDS encoding hypothetical protein (putative), giving the protein MKKVESASCESLENPSERESYSYDANKVNHFVEKEERKKIPIDEHGAKAGGNDTSRHNAEGGEATSPNNPDNNNGTKDSTSADVEDKIIRKYLSKRMSDIGLNCMRGSESEGENAEERGIQKGDGGGNGSRGGSLGDSLGEGRKGQSPKGLCEPPGKHLNIISDSSSDGDDVPLLKTLKIEETKVRVKMGDTTGTNWPTPDFNYEPELTKRKLRLVPLEEYEDEEDINKEGFRKVYEISAFPGVFRDATGKAYDLRDKESCPSTWRLFSRMESLPTCGASNRNKEGQRAKYIRLELQK; this is encoded by the exons atgaaaaaagtagaaaGCGCAAGTTGTGAGTCGCTGGAAAATCCCAGCGAACGGGAAAGTTACTCGTACGATGCAAATAAGGTAAACCATTTCgtggaaaaggaggaaaggaagaaaataccCATTGATGAGCATGGCGCGAAGGCGGGGGGGAATGACACTAGTAGACATAACgctgaagggggggaagcgaccAGTCCCAATAACCCTGACAATAATAATGGGACCAAGGATAGTACCAGCGCAGACGTGgaagataaaataattagGAAATATTTGAGCAAGCGGATGAGTGACATAGGCTTAAACTGCATGAGAGGGAGTGAgagtgaaggagaaaatgcgGAGGAGAGGGGAATACAAAAGGGAGACGGAGGTGGAAACGGGAGTAGGGGCGGAAGTTTGGGGGACAGTCTGGGCGAAGGCAGAAAGGGACAGTCCCCCAAAGGTCTATGCGAACCGCCCGGAAAACACCTCAACATTATCAGCGACAGCAGCAGCGATGGAGATGATGTGCCGCTGCTGAAAACGCTCAAAATTGAGGAGACAAAAGTGCGCGTCAAAATGGGAGACACAACGGGAACCA ATTGGCCAACACCTGACTTTAATTATGAGCCGGAGTTAACCAAAAGAAAGTTGAGGTTAGTACCCCTGGAAGAAtacgaagatgaagaagatatCAACAAAGAAGGATTTAGAAAGGTATATGAAATCTCTGCCTTCCCGGGGGTCTTTCGAGACGCAACTGGGAAGGCTTATGACTTAAGGGACAAAGAATCCTGTCCTT CCACGTGGCGGTTATTCAGCCGGATGGAAAGCTTACCCACCTGTGGCGCGTCCAATCGGAACAAGGAGGGCCAGCGTGCGAAGTACATCAGGCTAGAGTTGCAGAAGTAA
- a CDS encoding translation initiation factor eIF-2B alpha subunit (putative), whose protein sequence is MTKPNFELFVNINEAIGKLKSFNFPNLKNLISSSAQDFPEKVKQSLRVIGNSSNIMFINKKTTILTHSNSECVKSLLLNVVKNQMKHVSVYFTCTEHICKDYLKKDKKFDDKFVEDLQREHIQVTKIDLDNVKDVLNTIDFVVIGTELVIDNGGIINKKGIKQLAELCTSNKKEFYEFYSYCTENTASEGRNLYEFLPHHFITLFYTDIGIFPPSAISYELNKLYINDVN, encoded by the exons ATGACAAAGCCCAACTTCGAACTGTTCGTTAACATAAATGAGGCTATTGGAAAACTAAAAAGTTTC AACTTCCCCAACCTGAAGAACCTCATCTCCAGCAGCGCCCAGGACTTCCCAGAAAAGGTTAAACAGAGTTTAAGGGTCATAGGGAATAGCAGCAATATAATGTTCATCAATAAAAAGACGACGATCCTAACGCATAGCAACTCCGAATGTGTAAAAAGCTTGCTACTGAATGTTGTAAAGAATCAAATGAAGCACGTGAGTGTGTACTTTACCTGCACAGAACATATCTGTAAGGACTACTtaaagaaggacaaaaaattCGACGATAAGTTTGTTGAAGATTTGCAGAGGGAACATATTCAAGTAACCAAAATTGACCTTGACAACGTTAAGGATGTATTAAACACAATCGATTTTGTGGTCATAGGAACAGAACTCGTAATCGACAATGGAGGAATTATTAACAAGAAAGGTATTAAACAGCTAGCCGAATTGTGTacatcaaataaaaaagaattttat GAGTTTTACTCGTATTGTACGGAAAATACAGCTAGCGAAGGTAGAAATTTGTATGAATTTCTTCCCCACCATTTTATTACTCTTTTTTACACAGACATTGgaattttccccccctcagcAATTTCGTACGAACTGAACAAATTGTACATCAACGATGTTAACTGA
- a CDS encoding GPI-anchored micronemal antigen (putative): protein MKCNAALLVLLSALLSASNALIRNGNNTQALVPEKSGDPSGGQNNPSGDNQDTCEIQKMAEEMMEKMMKEKDMFSSIMEPLQSKLPDDHLCSKLKYTNICLQEKDKTPLTLPCTSPQYEQLIQHFTYKKLCNSQVAFSNVLLKSFINKKNEENTFNTIIQNYKLLSTCIDEDLKDIYNASIDLFSDIRTSVTEITEKLWSKNMIEVLKAREQTIAGILCELRNGNNSTLVSNSLSYENFGILKVNYEELLNQAYAAFSDYYSYFPAFAIKLLEKGGLVERTRNILKKINEKSKNEVLNNGDIMHSLSSYKHHAGGTRGSFLQSRVAREVRQGDVSVDEKGDQTATTGGNQSANMAAAAPKDASPTTAASNAAASPDTTAANTAAANTAAANTAAAPNTASASNAAATPNPAAAPNTAATPNSATPNAAATSPLSTPLYDTSSLKTKDVVVLVRDLLKNTNIIKFEKDEPTSQIDEEGIKKLIESSFFDLSDNTMLMRLLIKPQAAILFIIQSFIMMTPSPTRDAKIYCKKVLVNGQLVETSDLSAATEEEDLINEFSSKYNLFYERLKLEELREIEQNRKALKNSKGSLSVLEVGNSQNGPDGSGNNGSGNAANGNNANGNNANGNNANGNAANGNNGNGSPLIAVVGADLGEKTDDIIKNNVDVAALAADVEQAFRNLELKSGSFSANLSHALVLLSSIALLLFIF from the exons ATGAAGTGCAACGCCGCCTTGCTAGTCCTACTTAGCGCATTACTCAGCGCTTCGAACGCTTTGATACGAAATGGGAACAATACGCAAGCATTAGTTCCGGAAAAGAGCGGTGACCCGAGTGGGGGCCAGAACAACCCCTCCGGTGATAACCAAGACACGTGTGAAATTCAAAAGATGGCCGAAgaaatgatggaaaaaatgatgaaagaaaaagacatGTTTAGCTCCATCATGGAACCTCTCCAGAGCAAATTACCCGACGATCACCTCTGTTCAAAACTGAAATATACGAACATTTGTCTTCAGGAAAAGGACAAAACTCCCTTGACCTTACCCTGCACAAGTCCGCAGTACGAACAATTAATTCAACACTTTACTTATAAAAAGTTATGCAACTCCCAGGTGGCCTTTAGTAACGTGTTGCTCAAATCCTtcatcaataaaaaaaacgaagaaaatacatttaataCGATCATACAGAATTACAAACTTCTGTCCACTTGTATTGATGAAGATTTGAAGGACATTTATAATGCATCCATAGATTTATTCTCCGATATTAGAACCTCCGTCACGGAAATCACGGAAAAGTTGTGGTCCAAAAATATGATCGAGGTTTTAAAGGCAAGAGAGCAAACCATTGCAGGCATTTTATGTGAGTTAAGAAACGGAAATAATTCTACCCTAGTATCCAACAGTTTGTCgtatgaaaattttggaaTCCTCAAGGTTAATTATGAAGAGTTACTAAACCAGGCGTATGCGGCGTTTTCAGACTACTATTCATATTTCCCCGCTTTTGCCATTAAATTGTTAGAAAAGGGCGGGTTGGTCGAGCG GACCAGAAATATTCTCAAGAAGATCAATGAAAAGTCCAAAAATGAGGTCCTGAATAATGGGGATATTATGCACAGCTTGAGCAGTTACAAGCACCATGCTGGGGGCACGCGTGGCTCCTTCCTGCAGTCCAGAGTTGCGCGCGAAGTTAGGCAAGGCGACGTGAGCGTTGACGAGAAGGGTGACCAGACTGCCACCACAGGGGGCAACCAAAGCGCAAACATGGCCGCGGCGGCCCCCAAGGATGCGAGCCCTACCACGGCTGCTTCCAACGCTGCTGCTTCCCCCGACACTACTGCTGCGAACACTGCTGCTGCGAACACCGCTGCTGCGAACACCGCTGCTGCTCCGAACACTGCTTCTGCTTCCAACGCTGCTGCTACTCCCAaccctgctgctgctccgaACACTGCTGCTACTCCCAACTCTGCTACCCCCAACGCTGCTGCTACTTCCCCACTGAGCACCCCCCTGTACGACACAAGCTCCTTGAAGACAAAGGACGTCGTAGTGCTCGTCAGAGATCTGCTCAAAAACACAAACATCATCAAGTTCGAGAAGGACGAACCGACTAGCCAAATAGACGAGGAAGGAATTAAGAAGCTCATAGAGAGTTCCTTCTTCGACTTGAGCGACAACACCATGTTAATGCGATTGCTCATAAAGCCGCAGGCAGCCATCTTATTCATCATTCAGTCCTTCATTATGATGACGCCGTCCCCCACGCGAGACGCCAAAATCTATTGCAAGAAAGTCCTAGTTAATGGTCAGCTAGTCGAAACCTCCGATTTAAGCGCTGCgacggaggaagaagatcTGATAAATGAGTTTTCCAGCAAGTACAATTTATTCTACGAAAGGCTGAAACTGGAGGAGTTGCGCGAAATTGAACAGAACAGGAAAGCGCTCAAGAATTCGAAGGGCAGCCTGTCCGTGCTGGAGGTAGGCAACTCGCAGAATGGTCCAGACGGGAGCGGAAACAACGGAAGCGGAAACGCCGCAAATGGAAACAACGCAAATGGGAACAACGCAAATGGAAACAACGCAAATGGAAACGCCGCAAATGGAAACAACGGAAACGGATCCCCCCTCATCGCAGTGGTAGGGGCCGATCTCGGCGAAAAAACTGACGACATCATCAAGAACAATGTGGACGTGGCAGCCTTGGCAGCCGACGTGGAACAAGCCTTTAGAAACCTCGAATTGAAAAGTGGAAGCTTCTCGGCAAACTTATCGCACGCGCTGGTTCTCCTCTCTTCCATTGCGTTACtcctattcattttttaa
- a CDS encoding hypothetical protein (putative), translated as MMKKKKTKKGSSDVVNKGKGEAGNPLRHLAKEGNDGYAATREITIEGEMSTIEDIPKRETSNISVEGDPTLHQTISTPANGESNSEGGQQILEEDPEQYKYDELYEETLLGGEEEEMSDISTDEMLSGMESESDTDMSEEVKQFTSGGKLMYKNFYNDEISALSEEIQEKEKMLEETNKTIWNLKNRFLKLEKYINSKKKEVTKKKKIVEEKKKIEEEESGACVNIQAKNQFLIRQNEKLKYEREKNNEKIIKTQNDLIQCENSIEEMKEKLIDKEKELKEWTLQIDKLQKEEFEVEKFALCQDKEIENMTYKLEKLNLERVEQDKKVNIMKTKNMQLHMELQANIKENDQMEEEKKTSNQVEVCCRHYNNRDQTIFKFEEEFRKYAKKREKLTHKCKAINEHIETQRGKNHILSDQLKREETNLNKIKREQSKVQEELKKVYDEKDILLKDLECEKITAREKLEEKKNLQVSLTELGKTLHKLVQSFEESRREYTKEELNSVEKNQLIKSSEQILIEQNGKLAKLNAKIKMLDEEKFKLQENLQKSKNEYTILEADMVGTQIKIKQMKSNIKKMEQELERQKEILYKFDFQTQVLTKKLNVASGISTFEKKKSQKKIDTLEKEFTRYEEIYTTINNEMKRISVELKNIKNQQMCMKEEKGNILQDTEKLELEIKSLESTVIAQNKEKENIMLIEMNLKIELDKMKEIFSNNLDSLNLLKKKRKENVQNEKLNEQDMNAHVDSLKVIVKNMSDELHKLNLQVHDKKSRCSNLELKLDAINVRNGEEQQHQQHQQREQDEASRHGRPDRSHQPDRPDLQDNKHIHYKIKIEEDISKLKQEIETLDAHIEKENQQVDQFQKTLNEIIQTNKTFSDNIKCIDPQYKELLKKNKLNKKCNQIKEDITSIEKDISVYKKKINGVENELNYVLTDARSVEDKVTALRENSRKMEGTINDIFVKIERASNQLRAIVGAKKKPMSSQLGASRSDDDGEDTPAGGGAPTGGSTDNRDEQVPLEKRVFKQIQMESLKEKLALLFECFKSHGDNAVVREIYHVIEASE; from the coding sequence atgatgaaaaagaagaaaacgaaaaaaggaagcagtGATGTTGTGAACAAGGGGAAAGGGGAGGCGGGTAATCCACTGCGCCATTTGGCAAAGGAGGGTAATGATGGATACGCCGCAACGAGAGAGATCACCATAGAGGGGGAAATGTCCACAATTGAGGATATCCCCAAAAGGGAGACGAGCAACATCAGTGTGGAAGGGGATCCCACGCTCCACCAAACGATAAGCACCCCTGCCAATGGAGAATCCAATTCGGAGGGGGGACAGCAGATCCTCGAAGAAGACCCAGAACAGTACAAATACGACGAGCTCTACGAAGAAACATTActggggggagaagaagaagaaatgagcGACATATCGACAGACGAAATGCTGAGCGGCATGGAAAGTGAAAGTGACACGGACATGTCGGAGGAAGTGAAGCAGTTTACCTCAGGAGGAAAACtcatgtacaaaaatttttacaatgaCGAAATTAGTGCGTTGTCCGAGGAGAtacaggagaaggaaaaaatgctggAAGAAACTAATAAGACAATAtggaacttaaaaaatagatTCCTcaagttggaaaaatatatcaacagcaaaaagaaggaagtaacaaaaaaaaagaaaatagtggaggaaaagaaaaaaatcgaagaagaagaaagtggAGCGTGTGTAAATATCCAAGCGAAGAATCAATTTTTGATcagacaaaatgaaaagctaaAATatgagagagagaaaaataatgaaaagatCATAAAAACACAGAACGATCTTATACAGTGTGAAAACAGTAtagaagaaatgaaagagaAATTAATCGATAAGGAAAAGGAACTAAAGGAATGGACTCTCCAAATTGATAAActccaaaaggaagaattcGAAGTGGAGAAATTCGCCTTATGCCAAGACAAGGAAATTGAAAACATGACATACAAATTGGAGAAGCTAAATTTGGAGAGAGTAGAAcaagataaaaaagttaacatAATGAAGACAAAGAATATGCAACTACACATGGAGTTGCAAGCaaacataaaagaaaatgaccaaatggaagaagaaaaaaaaacttcgaaCCAAGTGGAAGTGTGTTGTAGACACTATAATAACAGAGACCAAAcgattttcaaatttgaagaagaattcagaaaatatgcaaaaaaaagagaaaaactaACGCATAAATGTAAGGCGATAAATGAACACATCGAAACGCAGAGGGGAAAGAACCACATACTGAGTGACCAactaaaaagggaagaaacaaacttaaataaaataaagagagAACAGAGCAAGGTTCAAGAAGAACTGAAGAAGGTATATGATGAGAAGGATATTTTGCTCAAAGATTTGGAGTGCGAAAAAATCACAGCCAGGGAAAAActagaagagaaaaaaaatctccaaGTTAGCCTAACCGAGTTGGGAAAGACACTCCACAAGCTAGTCCAATCATTTGAAGAGTCCAGGAGAGAATACACCAAGGAGGAACTGAACAGTGTAGAGAAGAACCAACTTATAAAATCAAGCGAACAGATACTAAtcgaacaaaatggcaaGCTAGCCAAGCtgaatgcaaaaataaaaatgctagatgaagaaaaatttaaattgcaggaaaatttacagaaaagcaaaaacgaaTACACCATCTTGGAAGCAGATATGGTTGgaacacaaataaaaattaagcaaatgaaaagtaacataaaaaaaatggaacaagaATTAGAAAGGCAAAAGGAGATTCTCTACAAATTTGATTTCCAAACACAAGTGCTAACGAAGAAACTTAATGTAGCTTCCGGGATTAGCacctttgaaaaaaaaaaaagtcagaaaaaaatagacactCTGGAAAAGGAATTCACCAGGTATGAAGAAATATACACGACCATTAACAACGAAATGAAACGGATCAGTGTGGAgctgaaaaatataaaaaatcagcAGATGTGcatgaaggaagaaaagggaaacattTTGCAAGACACAGAAAAACTGGAGCTTGAAATTAAATCCCTAGAAAGCACCGTCATTGCccaaaataaagaaaaagaaaatatcatGCTCATCGAAATGAACCTAAAAATCGAGTtagacaaaatgaaggagattTTTTCCAACAATTTAGATAGCTTAaatcttttgaaaaaaaaaagaaaagaaaatgtccaaaatgaaaagctaaACGAACAAGACATGAATGCACACGTCGACTCGCTCAAAGTgatcgtaaaaaatatgagcgACGAATTGCATAAGCTAAATCTGCAAGTGCACGACAAAAAAAGTAGGTGCAGCAATTTGGAGCTCAAGTTGGACGCTATAAATGTCCGCAAcggggaggagcagcagcatcAGCAGCATCAGCAGCGGGAGCAGGACGAGGCTAGCCGACACGGCCGACCAGACAGATCCCACCAACCAGACCGCCCCGACCTTCAAGACAACAAACACATTCACTACAAAATAAAGATAGAAGAAGACATTTCCAAGTTGAAGCAGGAGATAGAGACTCTAGATGCACAtatcgaaaaagaaaaccagCAGGTGGACCAGTTCCAGAAGACGCTAAATGAGATAATTCAGACAAACAAAACCTTCAGtgataatataaaatgcATCGACCCGCAGTACAAagagcttttaaaaaaaaacaaattaaacaaaaagtgCAACCAAATTAAGGAGGACATCACCTCTATAGAGAAGGACATAAgtgtgtacaaaaaaaaaatcaacggAGTGGAAAACGAGCTGAATTATGTACTCACGGATGCTAGAAGTGTGGAAGATAAAGTCACTGCTTTGCGAGAAAATAGCCGTAAAATGGAGGGAACCATAAACGACATATTCGTCAAAATCGAGAGGGCATCCAATCAGCTGCGTGCCATCGTCGGTGCCAAGAAGAAGCCGATGAGTAGTCAGTTGGGAGCTTCCCGGAGCGACGACGATGGGGAAGATACCCCAGCTGGGGGGGGTGCCCCAACGGGCGGAAGCACAGACAACCGCGACGAGCAAGTCCCATTGGAAAAGAGAGTCTTCAAGCAAATACAAATGGAGTCCCTAAAGGAGAAGCTCGCCCTCCTCTTTGAGTGCTTCAAAAGTCACGGCGATAACGCAGTCGTTCGGGAGATTTACCACGTTATAGAGGCCTCCGAATGA
- a CDS encoding integral membrane protein conserved (putative), with translation MDNHTSYETCSTLTIESSGSLTENSYLIEKIVNDEEDPEDDSIYNKVSSSLIAMLQGVEVLCNLSILYLFKDNYRVHPATLSVILSLIKFPWSIKLLWAIISDSFPIWGFRRKYYLLVGSLLCILSLLALGSINHTNITLTVALLMMYFFGSSLCNVIGEAQMVTSSQKGTVKCSAQNVSMFFGFRKLSFAIMSYLSGYLLSVMTKQHIFLIGVFLPVLVLISSFFTKEKKSYKKCSMKDQVKCIYDMVKIPHVKSFIIFIFLLMSMPSCGSTLFFYMTNELNFSPDLLGKMAMFQSFASLLAILSYMFLFSTMDVTKLILYSTIIITPLCLLPLIVVKKLNLFLYLPNSLFIITDTVLIEFIAEFQTMPILVKCSRIIPKGFESTIYSLFLSANNLAIITSSFLSSLLTYGLNITSRNFKNLPLMIIICCLTNIIPILFLCYFPVFEEPSTDVQKTPCSPHPYGTYETTHCVSPDNSDTDEETCLSRDLRVGNTLEHF, from the exons ATGGACAACCACACGAGCTACGAAACCTGCAGCACCTTAACGA ttGAGTCCTCCGGCTCCCTCACCGAGAACAGCTACTTGATCGAAAAAATAGTCAACGATGAAGAGGACCCAGAGGACGACTCCATATACAACAAAGTCTCTTCAAGTCTTATAG CCATGCTGCAGGGAGTCGAGGTGCTCTGCAacctctccattttgtatcTCTTCAAGGACAACTACAGGGTACACCCAG CAACCCTCAGCGTGATCCTGAGTCTTATAAAGTTCCCCTGGTCGATCAAGCTCCTATGGGCAATCATCTCGGACAGCTTCCCCATCTGGGGGTTCCGAAGAAAGTATTACCTGCTCGTTGGGTCCCTACTATGCATCCTCTCACTGCTCGCATTGGGGTCAATAAACCACACGAACATTACCCTGACAGTGGCTCTCCTAATGATGTACTTCTTTGGGAGTTCCCTATGTAACGTCATAGGAGAAGCACAAATGGTGACCTCTAGCCAAAAGGGTACAGTGAAATGCTCAGCCCAAAATGTGTCCATGTTCTTTGGATTCAGAAAATTAAGCTTTGCAATAATGTCCTACCTATCTGGGTACCTCCTATCAGTAATGACCAAGCAGCATATATTTCTGATTGGGGTTTTTCTACCTGTCCTCGTATTgatatcttcttttttcaccaaggagaaaaagagttacaaaaaatgttctATGAAGGATCAAGTAAAGTGCATCTATGATATGGTCAAAATTCCACACGTTAAAagttttatcatttttatcttcctgCTCATGTCTATGCCATCATGTGGAagcactttatttttttatatgactaatgaattaaattttagtCCTGATTTATTGGGGAAAATGGCAATGTTTCAATCTTTCGCTAGCTTACTAGCCATTTTATCCTATATGTTTCTATTCAGTACAATGGACGTGACGAAATTGATTCTTTACTCCACAATTATTATTACGCCCCTCTGTTTGCTACCGCTAATTGTTGTAAAGAAGCTGAACCTCTTCCTCTACCTTCCCAACAGTCTATTCATCATTACGGACACTGTCCTGATAGAATTTATTGCGGAGTTTCAAACGATGCCTATTTTAGTCAAATGCTCACGTATTATTCCTAAAGGATTCGAATCCACCATTTATTCTCTCTTTTTATCTGCCAATAATTTGGCAATCATTACTAGTTCCTTTCTTTCATCTTTGCTAACTTATGGACTTAATATTACTtcaagaaattttaaaaatttgcccCTCATGATAATCATTTGCTGCCTCACGAATATCATCCCCATCCTCTTTTTATGCTATTTCCCCGTCTTCGAAGAACCCTCCACGGATGTACAGAAGACCCCCTGTTCGCCTCATCCCTACGGCACATACGAAACGACACACTGCGTGTCCCCCGACAACTCGGACACGGACGAGGAGACGTGCCTTTCTCGCGATCTCCGGGTGGGGAACACCCTCGAGCACTTCTGA